In Lentibacillus amyloliquefaciens, one DNA window encodes the following:
- the istB gene encoding IS21-like element helper ATPase IstB, which produces MEYSVENLQQQLKNLRLSETSKALPSFLRKAETHSWTYQEFLRELLTYEEKRREEKTIEKHLKWAKFPYQKTLDDFDIQELPSLSERQLRQLQELNWLEESFNLIFLGPPGVGKTHIAIGLGLEAIYKGQRVSFISMGELVPLLKTEEFLRKSQLKMKRIREADLVIIDDLMYMAMDQNEANLFFHLINHLYERSSIILTSNKGPEAWGGLLGDQGITTAILDRLLHRSEIIHFEGESHRIKYRESLFPAKSVQN; this is translated from the coding sequence TTGGAATACTCAGTGGAAAATTTACAACAGCAGCTTAAGAATTTAAGACTGTCAGAGACATCAAAAGCATTACCAAGTTTTTTAAGGAAAGCAGAAACCCATTCATGGACCTATCAAGAATTTCTACGTGAATTACTTACGTATGAAGAAAAACGACGTGAAGAAAAAACAATAGAAAAACATCTGAAGTGGGCAAAGTTTCCTTATCAAAAAACGCTAGATGACTTTGACATTCAAGAACTGCCATCGCTTAGTGAGCGACAATTAAGGCAGCTACAGGAACTAAATTGGCTTGAAGAGTCATTTAATCTCATATTTTTAGGGCCACCAGGGGTGGGAAAAACACATATAGCAATAGGATTAGGATTAGAAGCCATCTATAAAGGTCAGCGTGTATCGTTTATATCCATGGGAGAACTAGTACCTCTATTAAAAACGGAAGAATTCCTACGGAAATCACAGCTTAAAATGAAACGCATTAGAGAGGCCGATCTCGTCATAATAGACGATCTTATGTATATGGCTATGGATCAAAACGAAGCCAATTTGTTTTTTCACCTTATTAATCATCTGTATGAACGAAGTTCTATCATACTGACATCTAATAAAGGCCCAGAAGCATGGGGAGGATTACTTGGAGATCAGGGAATCACCACGGCGATCTTAGATCGCCTCCTCCATCGCTCGGAGATTATTCACTTTGAGGGGGAAAGCCATAGAATAAAATATCGAGAGTCTTTGTTTCCGGCGAAAAGTGTTCAAAATTAA
- a CDS encoding DinB family protein, which yields MAQLELQMYDYNEWANRQIFNRLRELPKDVYRREVQSVFSSVSHILAHVYLSDLGWIEVFSGKSMNDSLMLQEQLKEETVSKEIEEMETMFLKLSERYKLFLSKMENIDKSLVIENPNGDLMETSVFEQVPHVVNHGTYHRGNITAMLRQMGYASVPTDYGLYLYLKQMENNQE from the coding sequence ATGGCACAGCTTGAATTGCAGATGTATGACTATAATGAATGGGCAAATAGACAAATTTTCAACCGATTAAGGGAGCTTCCCAAGGATGTTTATCGTCGAGAAGTGCAAAGTGTGTTTTCATCGGTATCTCATATTTTAGCCCATGTTTATCTTTCTGATCTTGGGTGGATAGAAGTTTTTTCCGGTAAAAGTATGAATGATTCATTGATGCTACAAGAGCAGTTAAAAGAGGAAACAGTGTCAAAGGAAATAGAAGAAATGGAAACGATGTTTCTTAAACTTTCAGAACGATACAAGTTATTCCTAAGTAAAATGGAAAACATAGATAAATCTCTTGTGATTGAAAATCCGAATGGTGATTTGATGGAAACAAGTGTATTTGAGCAAGTGCCCCATGTTGTGAATCATGGAACATATCATCGTGGCAATATTACTGCTATGTTAAGACAGATGGGTTATGCTTCTGTTCCGACAGATTATGGCCTTTATTTATATTTAAAACAAATGGAGAATAATCAAGAATGA
- a CDS encoding IS110 family transposase — MNPVIGLDVAKGESQVQAFLQRKKTYKQSFKFEHHLQGLHTFYQFYQEVEQVAGQPPAVIFESTGHYHEPVLQFLEDQAITYYVINPVVSYEAKKTGLRKVKTDKVDAYHLGELYYKEDLEAFQKKTEQYLDLRQLTRQHSALTDSYVEIKLQFQAAVDHIFPEYHNVFSDLCGKLSLNTLLHYPTASAIQKVSQQTLADDMCQFGARRSDAWFLDKAAQLKAAADRNPFQHPVCHGHIVSLQMYIQMLFQYQEHLSQLKREIDALARSFENHGLIQSIPGIGDKLAATIISEIGGINQFERPKQLAAYAGLDPSVFESGKYKASINRITKRGSSRLRQALYTAVQCGLAKNRNKKLIAFYSRKRNEGKPHRVAVIACANKLVHWIHAMFKRQEVFVDQS; from the coding sequence ATGAATCCTGTTATCGGCCTGGATGTCGCCAAAGGAGAAAGCCAGGTCCAAGCCTTTTTACAAAGGAAAAAAACGTATAAGCAAAGCTTTAAATTTGAACACCATCTACAAGGACTTCACACGTTTTATCAGTTTTATCAGGAAGTGGAACAGGTTGCCGGTCAGCCTCCGGCCGTCATTTTCGAATCCACCGGGCACTATCATGAACCTGTGCTTCAATTTCTGGAGGATCAGGCTATCACGTATTATGTCATCAATCCGGTCGTTTCTTATGAGGCCAAAAAAACGGGTCTGCGTAAGGTGAAAACAGACAAAGTCGATGCGTATCATCTAGGTGAGTTGTACTATAAAGAAGATCTGGAAGCCTTTCAGAAGAAAACCGAGCAATACCTGGATCTGCGTCAATTAACCAGACAGCACAGTGCTTTAACGGATAGCTATGTTGAAATAAAATTGCAGTTCCAAGCTGCAGTCGATCATATTTTTCCGGAATATCATAATGTCTTCAGTGATCTTTGTGGCAAGTTATCGTTGAACACCTTACTGCATTATCCGACTGCTTCGGCTATTCAAAAAGTCTCTCAACAAACATTAGCCGACGATATGTGTCAATTCGGGGCTAGACGTTCCGACGCATGGTTTTTGGATAAAGCAGCCCAATTAAAGGCTGCGGCAGACCGTAATCCCTTTCAGCATCCTGTCTGTCATGGTCATATTGTCAGCTTACAGATGTATATTCAGATGCTTTTTCAATATCAAGAGCACCTATCCCAATTAAAACGAGAAATAGATGCCCTTGCTCGGTCTTTTGAAAACCATGGATTGATCCAGTCGATTCCCGGGATTGGAGATAAGCTTGCAGCCACAATCATCTCCGAAATCGGGGGCATCAATCAGTTCGAACGCCCGAAACAACTGGCTGCTTATGCAGGACTAGATCCAAGTGTTTTTGAGTCAGGCAAGTATAAAGCTTCCATCAACCGTATCACCAAAAGAGGATCATCACGATTGCGTCAGGCCCTTTACACAGCTGTGCAATGCGGTCTTGCCAAAAACCGAAACAAGAAACTGATAGCCTTTTACAGTCGCAAAAGAAACGAGGGCAAGCCACACAGGGTCGCTGTGATTGCCTGTGCCAATAAACTCGTTCACTGGATTCACGCCATGTTCAAGCGTCAGGAAGTCTTTGTAGACCAATCCTAA
- the blaI gene encoding penicillinase repressor BlaI: protein MTNKIPTISESEWEVLKVLWEKAPQTANDIISSLQAQTNWKPKTVRTLLDRLTKKEVVGVHKNQRVYTFYPFYSQDECQRAKTDSFVKRFYDGTLKSMLVQFIQDEDLSEEDIKELRSILDKKQDKK from the coding sequence GTGACGAATAAAATACCCACTATTTCAGAGTCGGAATGGGAAGTCTTAAAAGTTCTCTGGGAAAAGGCGCCGCAAACAGCAAATGATATCATTTCATCCTTGCAAGCACAGACGAACTGGAAGCCGAAAACCGTACGTACACTGTTGGATCGGCTCACTAAAAAAGAAGTTGTCGGCGTCCATAAAAATCAGAGAGTTTATACATTCTACCCGTTTTATTCCCAAGACGAGTGCCAACGTGCCAAAACAGACTCCTTTGTAAAACGATTCTATGACGGCACCTTGAAATCGATGCTCGTTCAATTCATTCAGGATGAAGACCTGTCTGAAGAGGATATTAAAGAACTAAGATCCATATTGGATAAGAAGCAGGATAAAAAATAA
- the nagZ gene encoding beta-N-acetylhexosaminidase, which yields MIKRITIITLIAIIALGAAFFFIRSLADNTNGKQADQQPKNPSSGHENVEIQEPEEALDNIFNLAKQGKIPESNIVVGETTTDAVQETLGEPEKTTDTDVGRFLNYPSHDIDVGITEGIVSDMRSSQGQFKSFDFDTIKSNKKSDDTRYYQNEDYNQIILVYELSNNYVLKWVLPKPADDSDNPNVDHISLSKEISGSGVTDEKGDNPSDTGNDDMSLDEKIGQMIFSGVDGTEMTTETKDIIQKYHVGGIILYANNINSKTQTVNFLKGMKAANADNSYPLFLGVDEEGGRVTRMPDGVKSLPSSRSIGELSDKNVSFNVGTILGEQMKALGFNLDFAPVLDVNSNPDNSVIGDRSFGDDPDIVARMGIQTMKGVQSEGIISVIKHFPGHGDTSKDSHLQLPKVDKSYKELSKLELIPFKRAISEGADVSMVAHILLPKIDANDPASMSKEVITGILREDFNFDGVVMTDDLTMEAITDHYHVAQAAVQAVKAGADSLLVGHNPDLISTVFDKLKEAVENGEISEDRIDESVERITDLKENYQLSNEKKRVPNFQSINKNVEAILKKVS from the coding sequence ATGATTAAGCGCATCACCATTATAACCCTTATTGCTATCATCGCTCTTGGGGCGGCTTTCTTTTTCATTCGTTCATTGGCTGATAATACAAATGGTAAACAAGCAGACCAACAACCAAAGAATCCATCATCGGGTCATGAAAATGTAGAGATCCAGGAGCCGGAAGAAGCTTTGGACAACATATTCAACTTAGCCAAACAAGGAAAAATCCCGGAAAGCAATATCGTTGTCGGTGAAACGACCACTGATGCGGTGCAAGAAACTTTGGGGGAACCGGAAAAGACCACGGATACGGATGTTGGTCGTTTTTTGAACTATCCGTCACATGACATTGATGTCGGTATTACAGAGGGTATTGTGTCTGATATGCGTTCATCACAGGGTCAATTCAAGTCGTTCGATTTTGATACAATTAAATCAAATAAAAAGTCCGATGATACGCGTTACTACCAAAACGAAGATTACAATCAAATCATTCTTGTCTATGAACTTTCCAACAATTATGTCTTGAAATGGGTGTTGCCGAAACCTGCCGATGATTCAGATAACCCTAATGTAGATCATATTTCATTATCAAAAGAAATTAGCGGGAGTGGTGTAACTGATGAGAAAGGTGATAATCCCAGTGATACAGGCAACGATGATATGAGCCTTGATGAAAAAATTGGACAAATGATATTCAGCGGGGTCGATGGAACGGAAATGACCACTGAAACAAAAGACATCATCCAAAAGTACCATGTTGGAGGTATCATTTTATATGCCAATAACATCAACAGTAAGACGCAAACTGTCAACTTTTTAAAAGGGATGAAAGCTGCGAATGCTGACAATTCTTATCCATTATTTTTGGGTGTTGATGAAGAAGGCGGCCGTGTGACACGAATGCCTGATGGAGTGAAAAGCCTGCCGTCGAGCCGTTCGATTGGAGAACTGAGCGACAAGAATGTATCCTTCAATGTCGGTACCATCCTCGGTGAGCAGATGAAGGCACTCGGTTTCAATTTGGACTTCGCGCCTGTCCTCGACGTTAACAGCAATCCAGATAATTCTGTTATCGGAGATCGTTCATTTGGTGACGACCCCGATATTGTCGCCAGGATGGGCATCCAGACAATGAAAGGAGTTCAGAGTGAAGGGATTATTTCAGTTATAAAACATTTTCCTGGGCACGGGGATACGAGCAAAGATTCTCATTTGCAACTCCCAAAGGTTGATAAAAGCTACAAGGAGCTGTCCAAATTAGAACTTATACCTTTCAAAAGAGCCATCTCAGAAGGTGCGGACGTCAGCATGGTTGCACATATCTTGTTGCCAAAAATCGACGCAAATGATCCGGCATCCATGTCAAAAGAAGTGATAACGGGTATTTTGCGGGAGGATTTTAATTTTGATGGCGTCGTCATGACCGACGACTTGACGATGGAGGCAATAACAGATCATTATCATGTCGCACAAGCAGCAGTCCAAGCGGTGAAAGCGGGTGCAGATTCATTGCTTGTTGGACATAACCCGGATTTGATTTCCACTGTTTTTGATAAATTGAAAGAGGCTGTTGAAAATGGAGAAATAAGCGAGGACAGGATAGACGAAAGTGTGGAACGCATCACTGATTTGAAAGAAAATTATCAGCTGTCGAATGAAAAAAAGCGAGTACCCAATTTCCAATCGATTAATAAAAATGTGGAAGCCATTTTGAAAAAGGTATCCTAA
- the sda gene encoding sporulation histidine kinase inhibitor Sda has protein sequence MSLKLLCNYVLSEAYEKARQEGLDEDFIDLLKNELNHRDLLDLDQDIVIN, from the coding sequence ATGTCCCTAAAACTATTGTGTAATTATGTCCTTTCAGAGGCTTATGAAAAGGCAAGGCAGGAAGGTTTAGATGAGGATTTTATTGATTTGCTTAAAAATGAATTGAATCATCGTGATTTATTGGATTTGGATCAGGATATTGTAATTAATTAA
- a CDS encoding BlaR1 family beta-lactam sensor/signal transducer: MSVLHLAVSMFISSIMIIAIMLIRKIFKNQLSSKWKYNLWFLLLIALLLPYIPTQLLNFGDKFTWNGNQNSNPLPSVTTTENPRSWENGNWMHDFSTSVNRIDLTFLNHVLTITWIVGMLVMIALSIHAWIKLRQIKKSIILLTNSRVLSLFKQCKQLLNVSRPLVLGESPLIKSPLTFGIFKTYIVLPSHAEAWLSMDEIKYILLHELHHYKYKDIATNYLIVLFQILYWFNPLIWMAFREMRLDREIACDSAVLNTLDQYQHAAYGNTIIMFADKSYLPRHFSMVNQIASSKKQLKKRIERIAAFRSETKLLKLKSILVFILLVGIVVSQIPIVSAMPYGDDRIDFDNKQTMYEDLSAFFSGYEGSFVLYDLQEEQYNIYNKDKSTLRVSPNSTYKIYSALFALESEVIARNDNSMKWNGNSYPYQSWNQNQNLLTAMENSVTWYFQQLDKKVQMKNIESYLDKIQYGNQNLSGGTEDYWLESSLKISPIEQVQTLKDFYTNQFGFDGKNIQFIKDAIKLETKDSATLYGKTGTGTVNGKNVNGWFIGYVETENNTYFFATNIESDHHGSGSIAAEITKSILYDKGIYLKGKGRE, translated from the coding sequence ATGTCTGTCCTCCATCTGGCTGTTAGTATGTTCATATCTTCTATCATGATCATCGCTATCATGCTGATCCGAAAGATTTTTAAGAACCAATTGTCATCCAAATGGAAATATAATCTCTGGTTCCTGTTACTAATCGCTTTACTATTACCTTATATTCCAACCCAATTATTAAACTTCGGAGATAAGTTCACGTGGAACGGGAACCAAAACAGTAATCCGTTACCATCTGTGACTACAACCGAAAACCCTAGATCATGGGAAAATGGAAATTGGATGCACGATTTTTCAACATCCGTTAACCGGATTGATTTGACATTTTTGAATCACGTTTTAACCATCACATGGATTGTAGGCATGCTCGTGATGATTGCTCTCTCCATTCACGCATGGATAAAACTGCGACAAATTAAAAAGTCCATAATCCTGCTAACGAATAGCAGGGTTCTATCATTATTCAAACAGTGCAAACAACTGTTGAATGTATCACGACCACTGGTATTGGGAGAATCGCCATTGATCAAATCACCATTGACGTTCGGGATATTTAAAACCTATATAGTCTTGCCGAGTCATGCTGAAGCGTGGCTGTCCATGGATGAAATAAAATACATTTTGCTGCATGAATTACATCACTATAAATATAAAGACATTGCCACAAATTATCTGATCGTCTTATTCCAGATTTTATACTGGTTTAATCCACTGATCTGGATGGCGTTCAGGGAAATGCGGTTGGACCGAGAAATCGCGTGTGACAGTGCTGTCCTAAATACATTGGATCAATACCAGCATGCAGCATACGGAAACACGATTATTATGTTTGCGGATAAATCCTATCTTCCAAGGCATTTCTCAATGGTTAACCAAATCGCTAGTTCAAAAAAACAATTAAAAAAACGGATTGAACGTATTGCAGCCTTTAGATCTGAAACAAAGCTACTAAAACTGAAAAGCATCCTGGTTTTTATACTTCTTGTCGGAATTGTCGTGAGTCAGATACCAATTGTTTCTGCAATGCCTTATGGTGATGATAGGATTGATTTCGACAATAAGCAGACAATGTATGAGGATTTAAGCGCATTTTTCAGTGGATATGAAGGTAGTTTTGTACTGTACGATTTGCAGGAGGAACAATACAATATCTATAATAAAGACAAAAGCACATTACGGGTTTCGCCAAATTCCACGTACAAAATTTACAGTGCACTATTTGCATTAGAGTCCGAAGTCATCGCACGAAATGACAACTCCATGAAGTGGAATGGGAACTCGTATCCTTATCAAAGCTGGAACCAGAATCAAAATTTACTTACTGCAATGGAAAATTCCGTAACTTGGTACTTCCAGCAACTGGACAAAAAGGTACAAATGAAAAACATTGAATCTTACCTTGATAAAATACAGTACGGCAATCAGAATCTGTCGGGTGGAACCGAAGACTATTGGCTTGAATCTTCCTTAAAAATTTCACCGATTGAGCAGGTGCAGACACTCAAAGACTTTTATACAAACCAATTTGGATTTGATGGTAAGAACATTCAATTCATAAAAGATGCCATCAAACTGGAGACGAAAGACAGTGCAACACTCTATGGCAAAACCGGCACAGGAACGGTCAACGGGAAAAATGTGAATGGCTGGTTCATTGGATATGTAGAAACAGAAAACAATACGTATTTTTTCGCAACTAATATTGAAAGCGACCATCATGGCAGTGGCAGTATAGCTGCTGAAATTACGAAATCCATTTTGTACGATAAAGGCATCTATTTAAAAGGTAAAGGCAGGGAATAA
- a CDS encoding SRPBCC domain-containing protein, with amino-acid sequence MASAPNNKRTDSASRVIMTSPQTIYQSFLNPEALVSWLPPKGMSGHIDMFEPHEGGTYRVTLTYEIDQSNPGKTSENTDVAQGKFVELVPDKRIVQSVEFDSEDPAFSGEMTQKWLLEAIPEGTKVTIVCENVPEGIRKGDHDTGLRSTLENLANFTE; translated from the coding sequence ATGGCGAGTGCACCAAATAACAAGAGAACGGATTCTGCCTCAAGAGTGATAATGACATCACCGCAAACCATTTATCAGTCATTCTTAAACCCTGAAGCATTGGTTTCTTGGCTTCCGCCAAAAGGAATGTCGGGTCATATTGATATGTTTGAACCCCACGAAGGTGGAACTTATAGAGTGACTCTCACGTACGAAATAGATCAATCAAACCCTGGGAAAACTTCAGAAAACACTGATGTAGCTCAAGGGAAATTTGTGGAGTTGGTTCCGGACAAGCGAATTGTGCAATCAGTAGAATTTGATTCCGAGGACCCGGCGTTCTCGGGCGAGATGACACAGAAATGGCTCTTAGAAGCCATTCCAGAAGGCACAAAGGTCACTATCGTTTGTGAAAACGTACCTGAAGGAATACGAAAAGGGGACCACGACACAGGTTTAAGATCCACACTAGAGAATCTGGCTAACTTCACTGAATAA
- the istA gene encoding IS21 family transposase — protein MFKLEVIVQVHQLKRQGFKISAIARKCNLSRTTVYEYLEKDFEEACRWVDVLRTRKRKLDPYQDHILGWLKEHPDLSASQISDWLEERCSFTDVGDSTVRTYVRELREKHHIPKTFTFRRYEALEELPKGQQLQVDFGEIKVPTFEGKWKKLYVVAFVLSHSRYKYSEWQDRPFTTHDVLRSHENAFEYYDGMPEEIVYDQDKLMTVSENGGDIIYTEAFQSYKQQRGFSVYLCRAADPESKGKVENVVKFIKQNFAKNRIFHQIETWNEQCLAWLKRKGNYQVHNTIKKRPVEVFALEKPHLRKVSSPLSFESNHRLSITRTVHKDNIIKYQSNRYSVPLGTYQPHGDNTVYLRTAENKLIIEKTPGGAPIATHPLSLGKGQLVKNNNHFRDRSKGIKAYMDTVKASFDDQDKIQLFLEAIYERYPRYIRDQLQIVQRAAKDFQPFIQPALNICIEQALWSANDFHDVVKHLSKKKEYENRALLSDIPTIETSTIHYQERASLRELDDYLKILGGV, from the coding sequence GTGTTTAAATTAGAAGTGATAGTGCAAGTGCATCAATTAAAAAGACAGGGTTTTAAAATTTCAGCCATCGCTAGAAAGTGCAACTTATCGAGAACGACTGTTTATGAGTATTTAGAAAAAGACTTTGAAGAAGCTTGTAGGTGGGTGGATGTGTTGAGAACAAGAAAGCGAAAACTGGATCCTTACCAGGACCATATCCTGGGGTGGTTAAAAGAACACCCGGATTTATCAGCTTCACAGATTTCGGATTGGTTAGAAGAACGTTGTTCTTTTACGGATGTAGGTGATAGTACCGTCCGAACTTACGTCAGAGAACTACGCGAAAAACATCACATACCCAAAACCTTTACGTTCCGTCGTTATGAGGCATTGGAGGAATTACCGAAAGGTCAACAACTACAAGTTGATTTTGGAGAAATAAAAGTCCCGACGTTTGAGGGGAAATGGAAGAAGCTATACGTCGTTGCCTTTGTCCTATCCCACTCTCGTTACAAATATTCTGAGTGGCAGGATCGCCCTTTTACGACGCATGATGTTTTACGCAGCCATGAAAATGCATTTGAGTATTATGACGGTATGCCTGAGGAAATTGTATATGACCAGGATAAATTAATGACGGTAAGTGAAAATGGAGGCGATATTATATACACAGAAGCGTTTCAGTCTTATAAACAACAGAGAGGATTTTCCGTTTATTTATGTAGAGCAGCAGACCCTGAATCTAAAGGGAAGGTTGAAAATGTGGTGAAATTCATTAAACAAAACTTCGCCAAGAATCGTATCTTCCACCAAATAGAGACCTGGAATGAGCAATGTCTGGCATGGCTTAAAAGAAAAGGTAATTATCAAGTGCACAATACAATAAAAAAGAGACCTGTCGAAGTGTTTGCCCTAGAAAAGCCACACTTACGAAAAGTCTCTTCTCCACTCTCTTTCGAGAGTAACCATAGGTTAAGTATAACAAGGACTGTGCATAAGGACAACATTATTAAATATCAATCGAACCGTTATTCCGTTCCACTTGGAACGTATCAACCTCATGGTGATAATACTGTTTATCTTAGAACTGCAGAAAACAAGCTTATTATTGAAAAGACACCTGGAGGTGCACCGATAGCGACTCATCCCCTTTCCTTAGGAAAAGGGCAACTGGTCAAGAACAACAATCATTTCAGGGATAGATCAAAAGGCATTAAAGCCTATATGGATACCGTAAAAGCTTCTTTTGATGATCAGGATAAAATACAATTATTCCTGGAAGCAATTTATGAGCGATATCCCAGGTATATACGAGATCAGCTGCAAATTGTACAACGGGCAGCTAAGGATTTCCAGCCGTTTATTCAACCAGCTTTGAATATTTGTATTGAACAAGCTTTATGGAGCGCCAATGACTTTCATGACGTCGTAAAACATCTCTCAAAAAAGAAAGAGTATGAAAATAGAGCTCTACTATCTGATATTCCGACTATAGAGACGTCCACCATTCATTACCAAGAAAGAGCATCGTTAAGAGAACTGGACGACTATCTTAAGATTTTAGGAGGGGTATAG
- a CDS encoding amidohydrolase family protein — translation MKIFDSHFHIIDFDFPIIENQGYIPPSYVASDYQKETADLNVQGGAIVSGSFQGFDQDYLLKALKQMGSTFCGVTQLPFTVTDDEVLNLHNKGVRALRFNIKRGGSEALSKLDYFARRVYDLAGWHSELYIDAKELPEIASTIERLPAISIDHLGLSEEGLPHLLRLVDKGIRVKATGFGRVQFNIQNVLKSIYDVNPDALMFGTDLPSTRAKRPFEYGDIELIQQLFDEQAAEKILYTNAYQWYFK, via the coding sequence GTGAAAATTTTTGATTCGCATTTCCATATTATTGATTTTGACTTTCCAATTATAGAAAACCAAGGATATATACCACCGAGCTATGTTGCGTCAGATTATCAAAAGGAAACTGCTGATTTGAATGTGCAGGGTGGAGCGATTGTATCTGGCTCTTTCCAAGGATTTGATCAAGATTACTTGTTGAAGGCACTTAAACAAATGGGTTCAACATTTTGCGGTGTTACGCAATTGCCGTTTACTGTGACAGATGATGAAGTCTTGAACTTACACAACAAAGGGGTAAGGGCATTACGATTTAATATCAAACGAGGTGGATCAGAAGCTTTATCAAAACTCGACTACTTTGCAAGAAGAGTTTATGATCTGGCTGGGTGGCACAGTGAACTTTATATTGATGCAAAAGAGTTGCCCGAAATTGCGTCAACGATTGAAAGATTACCTGCCATATCGATTGACCACTTAGGACTATCTGAAGAAGGGTTACCACATTTATTAAGATTAGTGGATAAAGGGATTAGAGTTAAAGCCACTGGTTTTGGTCGTGTGCAATTTAATATCCAGAATGTCTTAAAATCAATTTATGATGTTAACCCAGATGCCCTTATGTTTGGAACAGATTTACCATCTACAAGAGCGAAAAGACCTTTTGAGTATGGAGATATTGAATTGATACAGCAACTATTTGACGAACAAGCTGCTGAAAAAATTCTGTACACGAATGCTTATCAATGGTATTTCAAATAA
- a CDS encoding YolD-like family protein gives MSEVNDRGTKKWTAMMMPEHEEMLQQMWREQEYKKKPILDEQKQFELNTKLQLALQNDLTVEVEYYDHGIHDFQKIKGKLLMVDTLANALKFDNEENTSVPFDDVMEVLID, from the coding sequence GTGAGTGAAGTTAACGATAGAGGGACAAAAAAGTGGACTGCTATGATGATGCCGGAACATGAAGAAATGCTGCAGCAAATGTGGCGAGAACAAGAATATAAAAAGAAGCCAATCCTAGATGAGCAAAAGCAGTTTGAACTTAATACCAAGTTACAACTTGCGTTACAAAACGATCTTACAGTCGAGGTTGAATATTATGATCATGGTATACATGATTTTCAAAAAATAAAAGGTAAGTTATTGATGGTCGATACACTAGCCAATGCTTTGAAATTTGACAATGAGGAAAATACTTCGGTTCCTTTTGATGATGTTATGGAGGTTTTGATTGATTAA
- the bla gene encoding class A beta-lactamase has translation MRKTSPSKIGMHLFTLSITLLLLTILTACGNAGNKTDTSSDKENESKQTINKDEKFVQLENEFDAQISVYAMDTGTNQTIEYRPNERFAYSSTFKPLAAAILLKQNNIENLEKVVTYTNDDLVTYSPVTEKHVDAGLTLLEISEAAIRKSDNTAGNLLLEAIGGPDKFEHALRDIGDDVTQPERYETELNEFTPGNKRDTSTPRAMATNLKKVALGDFLPDDKRELLIDWMTGNESGDPLIRAGAPEKWTVVDKSGAGTYGTRNDIAVVWPPNKEPIVIAIMSRHDTENAEYDDALIAKAAEITLNAFK, from the coding sequence ATGAGAAAAACGAGCCCATCCAAAATCGGTATGCACCTGTTTACACTGTCCATAACGTTGCTGTTACTAACAATACTTACCGCGTGCGGAAATGCAGGTAATAAGACCGATACATCATCCGACAAGGAGAATGAATCAAAGCAAACGATCAATAAGGATGAAAAGTTTGTACAGCTTGAAAATGAGTTTGATGCCCAAATCAGTGTCTATGCAATGGATACAGGGACGAATCAAACCATCGAATACCGACCGAATGAACGTTTTGCCTATTCATCCACCTTCAAACCTTTGGCTGCAGCAATCTTGCTTAAGCAAAACAACATAGAAAATCTTGAAAAAGTCGTTACATACACCAATGATGATTTGGTTACTTATTCTCCGGTTACTGAAAAACATGTGGATGCCGGATTGACGCTGTTGGAAATAAGTGAAGCGGCCATCCGGAAAAGTGACAACACTGCGGGGAATCTTCTACTTGAGGCGATTGGGGGTCCTGATAAATTTGAGCATGCCTTACGTGACATTGGCGATGACGTTACCCAGCCTGAACGATACGAAACCGAATTGAATGAATTCACACCGGGGAACAAGCGTGATACAAGCACACCGAGAGCTATGGCCACCAATCTGAAGAAGGTCGCCCTTGGTGACTTTCTGCCAGATGATAAACGTGAATTGCTTATCGACTGGATGACAGGCAATGAATCAGGAGATCCATTAATACGTGCAGGCGCACCTGAAAAGTGGACAGTTGTTGATAAAAGCGGAGCCGGAACCTACGGAACAAGAAATGACATTGCCGTTGTATGGCCACCGAACAAAGAACCAATCGTCATTGCAATTATGTCCCGGCACGATACAGAGAATGCCGAATATGATGATGCACTGATTGCAAAGGCTGCCGAAATCACACTGAACGCTTTTAAATAA